The Enterococcus mundtii DNA window TTTTTCAGAGCTTCAGATCCAGCTTGCAAATCTAGGTAATCTTCAATTTTTTCTGTCAATGCTTGTTTCATTAACGTTGATAATGGCTGACCAGTTAGTTCAGCATAACTTTGAAAAAATGCCTCTTCTTGCTCATTTAACCTTATTGTAGTAATGCTCATCGTAATCCCTCCTTATATATGCTCATTGTAATACATAGTAATACAAAAATCAAGTTAATCATTATGGTGGAAACTCTTCATAAACACGACATTCTTGCTTAATTTTGACGATTTCGTAGACTTTTTCCATAAATTCAGCTCATTTCTTTTAAGGTTTTGGTTTTTCAACATACATTTTTTTTTAACGTTTTTCTGAGGCGAAATGGTTTTAAAAAATTTCAATTTTCAGATCGTTAGATTTCGCTCCTTTCTTTGATTAAACTTCGTTCCATTTCTTCCCAACTGTTATCCTCGGCGTGCTTATGCCCTACACCTGTAGCAGGCAGAAAAAAAGGGAGTGCTGTAGGGAAAAGTTTTGAGTGATCTTCTCAAAAGTTTTCCCGCCCCTTTTTTTCTGAATGCGGAAGGTGTATAAGCAGTGACGCTGAGGGGAACAGTGGCTTGGGAAGAAATGGAGCTTAATCAAGACATCGGACGAACGAGCTGAAAATCGCTTTGAAATTTAAGCCCTTGATCTTGAACTTGCCTTTTTGGTTTTGAGTTTTTTTTGTATTTTTACTAGTTAGTCATAAAAGAAAAGCCCTAGAATAACTAGAAAATTCTAGGACTTAATTTTTGGGGTTTAGAACTAGTTATTCTTCATATTTCTTCTATCAAATACAGTCACTTCATTTATCACAACTTTTTCAGTCCGTTTATCAAATATTATGGGTCTAATTTTTTCTAACCACTCTTCATTGGTTGCTTTGAAGATAAGAAATCCTATCGTGGAAAAAACAAGCATACCAGTACTGGATTCAATTAACTCTCTTTCATACATTGGGTGTAAATCTGCTATATAATCAATAATATTCTCATCGGTATATTCAAAAGACTCTATATATTCTAAAGTTTTTTTATCATAAACATCGATTATTTCCATTTCGTCATCTCCATTTTTAGTTTTTAAGTTTTCAACATACATTTTTTTTAACGTTTTTCTAAGGCGAAAAGGTTTTAAAAATTTCAATTTTCAGATCGTTAGATTTCGCTCCTTTCTTTGATTAAACTTCGTTCCATTTCTTCCCAACTGTTATCCTCGGCGTGCTTATGCCCTACACCTGTAGCAGACAGAAAAAAAGGGAGTGCTGTAGGGAAAAGTTTTGAGTGATCTTCTCAAAAGTTTTCCCGCCCCTTTTTTTCTGAATGCGGAAGGTGTATAAGCAGTGACGCTGAGGGTAACAGTGGTTTGGGAAGAAATGGAGCTTAATCAAGACATCGGACGAACGAGCTGAAAATCGCTTTGAAATTTAAGCCCTTGACCTTGAACTTGCCTTTTGGTTTGGATCTTGATCTCTTGTTTTTTGGTTATTCCTTTGTCGCTTTCCCTGTTGAATAATCAATCGTTATTCCAGCCTGTACATTTGGTATCAGAACGTTGAAATTTATTTGCTTGTCTTCAATACTCTCCGCTTCTAATTGGATAGCTCGTGGGACTAACTCATTATCCATAAAAATAGGTGTTACTCTATAACGTACATGATTATTTGTACTCTTTAAGTATTGCGCAATCTCATTCTCATACTTGACCATGTGAATCTGATTTAATTCTTGTGTGCCAGTAAATAGGTT harbors:
- the relB gene encoding type II toxin-antitoxin system RelB family antitoxin; amino-acid sequence: MSITTIRLNEQEEAFFQSYAELTGQPLSTLMKQALTEKIEDYLDLQAGSEALKNLSGESVSLQDMMKAEGL